From Apium graveolens cultivar Ventura chromosome 9, ASM990537v1, whole genome shotgun sequence, the proteins below share one genomic window:
- the LOC141684990 gene encoding secreted RxLR effector protein 161-like produces the protein MDVNSVFLNGFLKDEVYVKKPPGFENEKFPNYVFKLRKALYGLRQLVLGMKSLVIFNQEWFYLRFPSKPKESHLNVVKRIFKYLSGTITLGLFYPITNAFDLVVYSDADYAGCQSYRKSTSGVGAYLGQSLVSWLSKKQTYVG, from the exons atggatgtaaatagtgTGTTCTTAAATGGATTTCTTAAAGACGAAGTTTATGTCAAGAAACCTCCTGGATTTGAGAATGAAAAATTTCCTAATTATGTGTTCAAGTTGAGGAAAGCTTTATATGGATTAAGGCAACTCGTTCTTGGTATGAAAAGTTTAGTGATTTTTAATCAAGAATGGTTTTATTTGAG ATTTCCATCTAAGCCTAAAGAGTCTCATTTGAACGTTGTTaagagaatttttaaatatttgagtGGAACTATTACTCTTGGTTTATTCTATCCTATCACAAATGCATTTGATCTTGTTGTGTATAgtgatgcagattatgcaggttgtcaATCATatagaaagagtaccagtggtgTTGGTGCTTACTTAGGACAAAGTTTGGTTTCTTGGTTAAGCAAGAAGCAAACATATGTTGGCTGA